The following nucleotide sequence is from Cicer arietinum cultivar CDC Frontier isolate Library 1 chromosome 2, Cicar.CDCFrontier_v2.0, whole genome shotgun sequence.
agttaatattttaaaagataataactcaaattatttataattaaaataaatctaaatataagttttttcttttagaaagtTTCTTTAATATGAAACAAATCTATGTTagtatatacaaaaatattttcttataaactGTCAAAACAAATTCATCCATATATCAAGTAAAAAATCTCATTAATATATTAGATTTCTGCATGAATATATAAACGATTGAATTGTTGTGAGATTGTTGGTTTGTTTTACAAATCAATCCCATAATCAATTTCTAATGTGAAATCTTAAATTCTTTTACAACTCATTggattcaatatattttttgttttgttttgtggaTCGCACTTTATGTACTAAAACGgagatttgattttttaaacacttccaaattattattttacaattatacaataaattttttataaataaaactcaaatttatttttcaacaaatattaaacattcaaatcatattgaatttgacaaattttgattaaaaacgTGACTCTTGATTTAAATATCcgttttaaggtttagggtttattttgaaaatacattCATTTTTGAGCTATTTGTAATAGACAAAAGAACCTAGTGCCCAATTAATGTGACACAATTCTTTCCTTTGCTACCATCTCCAATAGAtgcaaaatatgaaataaaaggaataaaaaatCTCACATAGGCAACATTATACTAACAACCTGAAAACTATACCGAGCTGACAGTATAAGATCACTTTTGAAAAAGTCAAAGGAAGAAGAATTTGACCAAATAAAAACCAATAAGTAAATTTGACCAAAAAAATTCGTCCATTATTTTCATGCCAACATtgaatacaaattattttaaaagttacttttttaataatgaaattaGCTTACTTTAAAAAGATGTCTTTCAACGAAAAACTGATGTAATGTCTTGATATATGTTTTCTATATAGCTCCTTTAGCCATTCATATGTGATTGTTGTTTGATGTAAATGatgattcttttttaaatgtCCCTTAGGGGTACCTCTCTTGAGATTCTAATGTGAACAGAAATGACACGTGTACACTATATTGTTTTGAGCGATGTTGCCAGACTTCTTGTGCCTATTCCTGACCCTTGATCTATTCTTCTCAATCCGTACAGTTGAATTAAAGTCGGGATGAAGAACAGTCTCGCACCTGTAGAGAATGATAAACATATTTCACGAATCTTGCGAAATTTCCAACAATCAAATAGCAAAGAAAACGTAAGaagaacatataataaattatttgaacaaATCAACAAATGTAGAcgatagtaaaaaaaaattttaagcTACTTGAGCTGTCCATAATAAATACAATCCTTCATTATAAGCACAAACAAATGGCACAGGCAAAAATGCTTCAAAATTTAAGTcataaatcaaaataacaagATAAAAGCTGTTGGCTACACAAAGATAACAAAAATAGGGGTTCGCTACACAAAGATGACAAAATTAGGGGTTCACTACACAAAGTTCATGGGCAAGTTGAGAATCATCAAAATGAATCATGATTCATGATGAGATTTGTGTCTATAATAAATACGAAGAGTTGTGGCAATAAGGTTCAGTGTTGTTATGAATTTAAGATACGACTCACATGCATCGCATATATCTAAAGATACAAATAACTGCATAATTGTCTCACACATGCTCTTTGATTCTATCAAATTATATTGTTAACAAATGATTCAACAATACATATATCAAGATTCATATTAATTGAGTTCAATTTTGTTTGGAATCGAGATACAACTCACATAAATTGTAAGAATACAAATACCCAAAGAGCTATCATGTACATGATCTTTGATTCTATCAAATGATATTGTTAATAAATGAATCAATAGAATACCTCATCCATAATAATTCAAACACTTCTAAACATATGGTAAGTAAGCCAAACAAGTATATAGCACCAACACTTCATATTGAAAATGTGTCACACCAACACAACATCGACACatgttatattcaatttttcaaatcattccCGGTCTCGGCATGTTAGCGGTAGTGTCTATGTTGGTGCTTCATAAAGTGACAACTAAAACCTAATAATGGCATTGAAACACACAAGAGGAAAACTAAATAAGGATAGAAAAAGCAAAACGAAACTCTACGTAAAAACGCAAACCTTTGGCAAGTGATTAAAGAAGGATCAGGAGGTACTCCGGCAGCCTCTGAAACGGTGGCCAAATGCTGCCTGTAGAAGGCTCCCAAAGACGGTATGTGAGGGTCGGTGGTGGCCCACACTGCAAGCTTTTTTAAGTGTTCAATTCTCAAATGTGACTTGGTGTTAGTCATTggcttcttttttatttttccagtTGCTTCTTCCCTCAAAGTAACAGGGTTTTGAGACCTTATTTCTGATTTTGGCGGTTTTTTGCCTCCTCCTTTCTTCCCCATGGATGCAGGATGTTGAATGGTATGAGATTTAGGATGTTGAAGACGGTGACACGGAGGATGACGGAGGCGATTGAAAACAACAATGACCCACTCAGCAACCCTTTGATTGTCAAAGCTTATTTTTGGTCAAATTTTGTCAAAACTCAGCGAGCCCATTAACTGAAGAATGGATACCTCAATCCTATATCAAtcataataaaatcaaaattatatacaaGGAAGAACATAACTTAACACATTTGTTTTTATCAAGAGCAATATTCCGATAATGAAAAAGAGAATATAGATTAAAAGGCTCCGTAATTTGCGTAAAGACTTAAGCACCATTTTGAAGTATTTACTTAAAGCAGTGACtacaaaaacataaacaaatagACAAACTACTATTTTCCAATGTGTATGATTGCCCTAAGTTTATTCAGCGCCACACCACATACATCATTTTCTTCGTGTTCAAGAATTCATAATGAAGTTGACAAACTTTAAACTTCATGTGAGATTAGAAATAGGCACCACACCATAAACTAGAACCATAGcgtcataattaaaaattgatgagCATACTCACAAGATAGATTCAAACTCGGCACATAGAAAAAAGCATAGTTCAAAATCAATAGACAAATCACAAAGTTCAAAATCAATATACAAATCACAAAGTTCAAAATTACTAAAGAGTGACGAATGGGGGAATAAATCTCAAAGTATATATGGGGGCTATTAGGTCATTtctagataaaaataaaaatgatgataCGGGTaatgattaaatatatgttaCGGGTAATGATACGGTaatgattaaatatatgttaCGGGTAATGATACGGTAATGATTAAATATATGCTACGGGTAATGATACGGGTCATTTCCGCGTGAAGGAAGGAATGAAGGTAGAGAGATCAATGTGACTTGATTCTCATGAAAATATATGCTATTAAGAAGATTACGTCAATTTTAATACGAGGAATAAACCAAATTTTCTATGAGAACGACGTGAATCAAAGCAGAGCAGTATTCCTTATATagtatcaaattaaaaatgtaGAGTCAGTGAGTGAATATGCATTCCCAGAAAAACACAGAGAAGCTATTTTGATTAATGACAGTTTCATAAATACATACAAAAAAAGgttatgttaaattaaaaatgttgagTAAATGGACTCTTAGGCTTATATTACACAACCAAACTCATTCATAATTAATGTCAATTTAACAAAACAATTTACACTgagattttcaaaacaatttaCACTGAGTTAAAGAAATTTCCATGTAAGTCCTATTCCAAGGTAAAGAAATTTCAGTGAAGGCAAATCTAGAATATGTCTATTTGCTGGGCTAATCTTCAGAAATTACCACAAATCAAATGATTATTCATCTTTTTTAGTAatcaaataaatgatttaaagttaattaacaaatattgaGCTTTTAAAAGCAAGAACAAAATGAATGAACAATTATGTGTAGAATTTGATGCAGTAAAACGATAAGAACAGAACACaagaaatttgaaatatctCAGTGAACTCTTAGGCTTACCAAACAAGTTTACACACAATATTTAAacattatattaataactaatCAAATATGCTTACATGACACCCATACATAATAACCCATAAACATGACTCAACACATgactcaaacaataaaaaagaaacagagACACACATTATTTTCCCACACATATTATAGACTCCATGGCCACACTAACTCATAAACAgactcaaacaataaaaaaaaacatagacaCACATTACTTTCCCACACATATTATAGACTCCATGGCCACACTAACCCATAAACAgactcaaacaataaaaaagaaacagagACTTCATCATTTTCACTAATTACAATACTAACATCTGTGATCAAACTTGCTTGCTTCAAGGAATCCGGACAAGCGCAATGCGACGCTTCATGATGGCGAGAATGAGTGATCGGCGACCGGCAACCGGCAACACCATGAGGAACTTTTGCCTTAAAGTAAGCACCATTGCTTAAAATGGCATCGGACAGCTCATCCCTGTTGTGCACTGTTATGATTGGAAGTGGATTGAGAGGTTGACGTGGGCAAAGGCGGTGAGGTCGACCTTCTTTCGGTGGTACCTTTTTTGTCTAGCTCGTTCTCTTGGTCAAAAGAAAAGCCTAGCAATCTTATCTTGATAGAAAGATCATATCAACATCGAAGACAGATCTTAGTTACGATAACAAAAGTATTCTGAAACACATTCTTGACATTCTTGAATTAGCTCTGGTTCCGGAACACATTCttgaatatgaaagtttcgaaaacatagttttttcagaaaatatcaaactttcaaaactttcgttaaacttgaaacttttgaagttcaaactttcgaaagttttgagcaatacgaaagtttcgaaatatgaactttcaaaagttttgagCAATGCAAAAGTTTCGAAGCGTAAAATCTTTGAACAttctgaaagtttcgaaaaaaCAGGTTTCGAAACTTTGAGATGCATGCAAAGTTTCGAAACATATCGAAAGTTTCATATCCAGTGAAACTTCCGAAAtgaatttttggttttttttaaatatttttccatttgtttttaatactgatatattgatatattgcagtGCCTAGAATGAGAGATGTGTTTTGTCGCAACTTGATAGGTGACAGAGGTGATGGTgtagagagaattccaccaacaatATCAAACAGAAGACGCAACGAAGCAAATCGTCCAATTAGGCAGCATCGTCGAAGACAAGAGGAGGTCCAGGATGATGATGTTGAGTCTACTGAGCATGCacatatggaggaggatgtccctcaGCCTCCACAGATGGAGCAGGCAGCTGATGATATTCATGATGCTTCTGCACATgctgatgagtttgatgatcctTGTGATATTGATGATTTGGATCAGCAAACCGGATTTCCCGGAGGACCGATGGTGCACGTGTGTTGACACAATATGAGCGTCACTTGGCTCGGAGCCTATGGGAAGGAGAGgtatatgttaatttatttttaattatatttaattatttgtttatttatgtttaagtttatttaattaattgtatattaatataaatgtttaattatatttatttttaagtttatttaattaattgtatatttatatatatatatgtttaattatatttatttttaagtttatttaattaattgtatattaatataaatgtttaattatatttatttttaagtttatttaattaattgtatatttatatatatgtttaattatatttatttttaagtttatttaattaattttatatttatatatatgtttaattatatttatttttaagtttatttaattaattgtatatttatatatatgtttaattatatttattttaattttatttaattaattgtatatttatatatatgtttaattatatttatgtttaagtttatttaattaattaattgttctgTAATTACTTGTAGGATCGTGGATCATTGAAAGTTATTACTCACGGATTGAAATTGAAGAAGTTTGCCGAAGTTCCTCTGCCAGATCTTTTAGACCATTGGATTCAGGAATCTGGGCTGATGCATCTATCTTCAGGCTACCTCACTATGGCTGATGCTGGTCTGATATCCGTATTTGTTGAAATATGGCACAAAGAGACCAACTCATTTCATCtgccatttggagagatgactATCACTTTAGACGACGTCGCGACTCTTCTTCACATCTCACcacatggtaaattttttgatgcacctGTGAATATGAACACTAATAATGCTGCAAGAGCTGCACATGAGTACTTAAGTGCAACATGGGAGGAAGCATGTGCTGAGATTAGTTATAACAAATGTGCCCAATATAGATTGAAATGGTTGCGTGATTTATATAGTtgtctcattcaaactaactagtttgagtgtgcggctagaACGTATCTGTTGCATTTAGTTGGCTGCACTATTTTCGCTGATAAAACACATACACGTGTTGAGGTGAAATACATTActctttttattgatttatatcGTTGTCGGGACTACTCGTGGGCTTCCGCGGCATTGGTTTTCCTTTATGACAATCTGAGAGATGGAGCTGTCCACGACACTCGACAGGTAAGAGGTTACATGACCCTACTACagatatatcatttatattaagttgtgtcatttaattatttaattattaatttaattattaatttaattattacgttatgttattttatgatgTTAATTATGTTGCAGTGTTGGATTTATGAACACTTCCCTAGGATCTGTAAGCGGGGTGATAGAGGAGCGGTTCCTACACATCTTCCAAGAACATGTAGGTGGACTGCAAAACATGTTGTTGAAGGTGGATTGTTGGCATATCGTCAGAGACTTGATGCGTTGTTGCTCGAGGATATAGTGTTTACACCCTACTGTGATGAATGAGATGGTTGCCGTGCAAAACGTTGAGATGGTTgctttgcagattcttgagaggcatcaacatactcccaatatgaaggatcacgaggaatatcaaattcttttttctttttacttgcTCCCTTGGTTCTCACCTTCTCTggtggtgcaagtattgatgttgtatgtggaaatacaacttcacgcACCTTATCCCTGAATATCCATTGACTTACAATATCGTGTTTCttcatgtacgctttcattgcttcTAACTCTTCTAAAaagtcataatctgataaagattcttcatcctccAATTCATTCTCAAGGCTTAACTTTCTCCAAAAAAcatgaatgctatctaaagggataacattacCAGATATCTGCAACTTtgccaactcacaagcacatggtaatccatgGGTTGTTCTGATTGAGCAACCACATATTGTTTTGGTAGTACCTACAATCTTCACTCTTTGCAAttgtttgtcaattttttaaaaacatttccTTGATACATAATGATGTAGACTTTGAAAGAATGATGAATTATACCCGTCTTCAAcatccttgatggttttctgaaaagaagattgaatgatacatatttggttgttcaacatcatattcacaacatcccaacttttacacaaatcaccaaaatTAGTTTGCatcatgtttttcaatctccaatgagcagactcaactctacaaataaattaaataatacaaattaaaataaatcacataaactagtaaatcatattttctaaaacaaaacaaaaccaaaTAATTGGTCTCAAATGGGTAAAAAGGAATAAAAGAGGTTAATAACTGGTTTATACTAATAAAAAGTTTCTTCTTTAAAAGAGACTATTAAAGATAATATGAATAATGTTAGTTGTTTTGACTTCACTTGTAAGTTGGTCGTGCCCAAAAAATTGGATCTGGAATATGCATATGGTTTGACTTTGGGGTCGTTATAAATAATAGTTTCAATCAAagataatcttttaaatttaaacgtGTTCctatttttctaaattatctCATCAAAAGTACTAACAAACACACGTTTTTTAATGCCTATTCTTGgtttacttttaaatatttaattaacatattCTAAGATGACTTTGAAAAATTTCCAAGGATGTTGGATTCTCGTTAGAAGCATCACATGCTCATGTTGTTTATGTAGGAGATGGAATCTTCCTTTTGTTAGAATCCCATAAATTCAGCAATGGTTGGCGATGGAATAtatatgcaattttttttttgtgttgatAAAATAGAATATACAGCTTGGATTTCCATTTTTGTacttagaaaattaaaattggaGCATCTTCGTGGAAATTAATGGAGCTAGCTAATTGTTGAACTTGGTTTATACTTTTCAGCTACTATTAGTTGTTTACCAACTtggaaattttgaaataattttccAACATTGATGTAATCAAAATCACAACtattacctttcaaaacatgacAATTATCAAATGTTTAccatagttaattaattaaaagattatttttattccTGAATTAGTActtaaaagataattaataattaataattaataattaataattaataattaataattaataattaataattaataattaataattaataattaataattaataattaataattaataattaataattaataattaataattaataattaataattaataattaataattaataattaataattaattcattaatttgttattagttaaaaatgtgtgaataattataatctaCAATAATTTTAATGGACTGTACAAACTATACTCAAGACACTTTTTACCATTCATCaattagtttaaatataatattttaatattcaaaatttattaaatctttattaatttatctataacactaaattaaagaataaatgactaaattaaatttttcaatggttaaattgttaagttaatgACATTTTAAGATCCTAACAATCACACATCATAAAAAAGTCACTAAGACATTTGTCATATAGATTTTCGTTAAAATACGGagactaaaattaataattggaaaaagacaaaattttgaaaatattgaaaacaaaatttaatatatttgtagagaaaaaaaatagccTTTTAAGTTGGTATTTTTATAGTTGATTATGTTTCTGAGTATCaacgttttttttatataaaaaaagatgatTAAATATTAAGTTAAGATTTTCATAAATACAACTCTTAGttttagaaatatttaatatattggaGCATAAATTCCAACCTTAtctccttcattttttttataattaataaatataagttTTGCTGCTAAAATCCTTAGAAAAGTACGAAATTAAAATAGAGACTCTTTTGACAGAAAATACTTTCGAACATcattttcattgaaattttattattatagtgCTAATGACGTTTTTCTATCACTATCTAATAGGTATTGAAAATAGAGTATTAAAGAGAGGgtggctatatatatatatatatatagaagtcTCACTTGGCAATAAGGGTGGGAATATGTCAAGTCAGACTAGGCTTTGAAAGGCTTGAGTCTGGcctaagatttattttttaggcttaaGTCCGGTCTACGGTCTAGCACAGGCTTTTTTTTCGTTCTGGTCttacctttttaaaagtctggtctagcctagaagcctatttaaaagcctatttaaaatagtttttaaaaaatatgaaataaacatcctttaaaccctaaaaataattttttgtgtcaaataatagatttttttttttgaaacaaacacactcattattacctcttaaacaaatatggaagactactgagtgattgactaattgaacaactaccaaatatgaaatgactaccaaatatgaaatgctaccgaatatggaacaactactgaatacGGAATGATGAGTAATtgcttaattgatagaatttaaaataggaaataatattattaatataataataataataaataatattaataaataataaaatatatataggccagtctgtcagacctaatagacttttttataagcctgagcctgacctatttaaataaatagactttaaaaacgGTCTGAGTCtagcatttttattaaataagtcagaccataagtaggccagaccATAAGCCCCTTACGGACGGCCTAACATATTCTCATCCCTACTTATCCAAGTATGAATTCCTTGGATTTAATTGGTATTAAGGAATAGATTGAAATtcgtaaataaaaaaaaaggactgaatattaatttttactcTATCTATGTggtttaaactttttttatgtatataaaagagtataataattataaaaataaatcattttattaaattattcattttaattattagtggATTTTTTATCATTaccaatataaaatataataacatttgaaaattacgtataaaatatatgaaaaaaataattaaatttataatgatatttattttgaaataattatttttattacaataatattGATTATGAGAGAGTACaatattttgattctttaaaattttattgagtataatatttaacatctaattatttaatataatatattttttatgtttaattattttaaataacttaCATTCAAAGTATTGATATCCATCAAACTTTAAAATACTAGagaatttactttttataagggatattctaaaataaactattattgAGTCTTGATTAGCTTGGAAAAAGTATTTGTTTCTGTAAAGTTATTGCACGATTCTCATGCTTTGAGTGAGTGAATGCAataagacaaaaatatatttttaacaaagtattttatttcattggtTGGTACCTATCAACTAGTGAGGAAACAATAAATAATCCTATCAacgaaaatattatattaatatgagATAAGATGTGATGTGTATAAAATGAAAGTACATTTCATGAATTCATGTGAATATATTATGCAAATAATTTTGACATGTAAAATAAAGGTGGATAATATGGtgcatatttttataaataatttgtagATTAATAGTCCATTGAGAAAGTTGTCATGGATTTTGTTGTCAAGTGTGTAAGTGAGttctaaaatatttcatatggaataaatattaataaattaatggttatattatttttttcatatttaaatttaagatttattttttaaatctattttaatttttttagacaCGATTCACATGTGCTTGCccaatctattttattatgtgCACTTGTCCAACTTCAAGCTTGTATAGTGTAGTAGTATTTTCCTTAACCAAATCGCCTagctatatatattaaactacCACTCCCTAACCTCATtgcaaagaagaaaaacatCACGTGTTAATTTGTGTTGTATCTTTTCATTCCactaaaacaaaaacacaacaacaatagttaaaatcataaaaaataaataaaatctttgTAATTTGAATGGCAAACCGTGTGGTTCCTCCAAAAAGAATCCTCAACAACTTCCACTACAACACCACCACAAAGCCTCTTAACTCACCTCACCCCTCCGTAGTAGTTCCGCCTTCA
It contains:
- the LOC101515593 gene encoding uncharacterized protein — translated: MGKKGGGKKPPKSEIRSQNPVTLREEATGKIKKKPMTNTKSHLRIEHLKKLAVWATTDPHIPSLGAFYRQHLATVSEAAGVPPDPSLITCQRCETVLHPDFNSTVRIEKNRSRVRNRHKKSGNIAQNNIVYTCHFCSH